One segment of Virgibacillus doumboii DNA contains the following:
- the tnpB gene encoding IS66 family insertion sequence element accessory protein TnpB (TnpB, as the term is used for proteins encoded by IS66 family insertion elements, is considered an accessory protein, since TnpC, encoded by a neighboring gene, is a DDE family transposase.) — protein sequence MNFQFDRVYLARGSTDLRKSIDGLAVIVKECFDLDPFSPSLFVFCNRKRDKLKILQWENNGFWLHYRRLERGTFHWPSEKETAPMNISPRQLRWLLDGLSIEQKQAHREVKARTIL from the coding sequence ATGAACTTTCAATTTGATCGTGTATATCTGGCCCGAGGCAGCACGGATCTACGTAAATCCATTGATGGGTTGGCAGTGATTGTAAAAGAATGCTTTGACCTTGACCCCTTTTCCCCCAGCCTGTTCGTGTTTTGTAACCGAAAACGCGATAAGCTAAAGATCCTGCAATGGGAGAATAATGGGTTTTGGTTGCATTACCGGCGTTTGGAAAGAGGCACGTTCCATTGGCCATCCGAAAAGGAGACGGCGCCAATGAACATTAGCCCGCGCCAACTCCGTTGGCTGCTAGATGGTTTATCCATTGAACAAAAGCAAGCACACCGGGAAGTCAAAGCACGAACCATTCTATAA
- the tnpA gene encoding IS66 family insertion sequence element accessory protein TnpA, which produces MTLKDKRIEWKARYDDWKESGQSIAGWCRDQEIKVHQMYYWVQRFEKDMISPEPEATETQWLTVQVDDKPIYAEDQGPIFIHVDTISVEVRPEANIQLLSDVIHILQNQNG; this is translated from the coding sequence ATGACCCTGAAAGACAAAAGAATAGAATGGAAAGCGCGATATGATGACTGGAAAGAAAGCGGGCAAAGCATTGCCGGATGGTGCCGGGATCAAGAAATCAAAGTCCATCAAATGTATTATTGGGTTCAGCGGTTTGAAAAAGATATGATTTCTCCAGAACCGGAGGCAACGGAAACGCAGTGGCTTACTGTTCAAGTGGACGATAAACCAATTTACGCCGAAGACCAGGGACCCATCTTTATTCATGTTGATACCATTTCCGTTGAAGTGCGACCGGAAGCCAATATCCAATTACTGTCCGATGTCATACATATCCTGCAGAACCAAAACGGATGA
- a CDS encoding MerR family transcriptional regulator — MKISEIASCTGLSKDTIRYYEKIGLLHPKIEKHHRDYNEQDIEVVEIIVKLKNTGFSLKEIKMLLDWSKYTDENKEMTNEEIQNLKQIKEVFRNKHKQMIQKEEQIKEIKQVLLRADNKIEYLLEKNKKVNIQ, encoded by the coding sequence ATGAAGATCAGCGAGATTGCATCATGCACAGGTCTAAGTAAAGACACCATACGTTATTATGAAAAGATTGGCCTGCTACATCCAAAGATAGAAAAACATCACCGGGACTATAATGAACAAGACATCGAAGTAGTTGAAATAATTGTCAAACTAAAAAATACCGGTTTTTCCCTCAAAGAAATCAAAATGCTCTTGGATTGGTCAAAATATACTGATGAAAATAAAGAGATGACAAATGAGGAGATTCAAAATCTTAAACAAATAAAAGAGGTTTTCCGAAATAAGCACAAGCAAATGATTCAAAAGGAAGAACAAATTAAAGAAATAAAACAAGTACTGTTAAGAGCAGATAATAAAATTGAATATCTGCTGGAGAAAAATAAGAAGGTGAATATTCAATAA
- a CDS encoding DUF559 domain-containing protein, translating into MVNKTKTLIYQPEYCDTKIDVRLASETVWMTQKAIAELFQKGVNTINEHIKNILKHLEEQNCLKYYTIIKKEGSRKIKREILHYNLDVIFNIAIRGQYFEEFNNLINFTNANGVSKEFLVFIPIKERKFGKMLKSTFDGVVDIYTQFKVEKYIIDFYIPEVRLVIEYDEKHHKKQIVNDRMRQKFIEEKLGVEFIRVNEGEELYGLNRIIKFLMSKRITKIK; encoded by the coding sequence ATGGTAAATAAAACAAAAACTTTGATCTATCAACCAGAGTATTGCGACACAAAAATAGATGTTAGGTTAGCAAGTGAAACAGTTTGGATGACACAGAAAGCAATAGCAGAGTTATTTCAAAAGGGAGTAAATACGATTAATGAACATATTAAGAATATCCTTAAACACTTAGAAGAACAAAATTGTTTAAAATATTATACTATAATAAAAAAAGAAGGTAGTAGAAAAATTAAAAGGGAAATTTTACATTATAATCTAGATGTTATCTTTAATATTGCTATCAGGGGTCAGTATTTTGAGGAATTTAATAATTTGATAAATTTCACAAACGCAAATGGTGTGAGCAAGGAATTTTTAGTGTTTATACCAATTAAAGAACGGAAATTTGGAAAAATGTTAAAGAGTACCTTTGATGGTGTTGTGGATATTTATACACAATTTAAAGTGGAAAAATATATCATTGATTTTTACATACCAGAAGTGCGATTAGTAATTGAATATGATGAAAAACATCATAAAAAACAAATTGTTAATGATCGAATGCGACAAAAATTTATTGAGGAAAAATTAGGGGTTGAATTTATAAGGGTTAATGAAGGCGAGGAACTTTATGGCCTAAACCGTATTATTAAGTTTTTAATGAGTAAAAGGATTACAAAAATCAAGTAG
- the rlmH gene encoding 23S rRNA (pseudouridine(1915)-N(3))-methyltransferase RlmH: MKITIITVGKIKEKYLKQGIAEYLKRLGPYAKVQIVEVADEKAPENMSDAEMQDVKRKEGERILSNVTPDTYLVTLEIEGKMLSSEQLAAKLDELATYGKSKVAFVIGGSLGISEEVQKRSDLALSFSRMTFPHQLMRLVLLEQVYRGFRITKNEPYHK; encoded by the coding sequence ATGAAAATAACCATCATCACCGTCGGAAAAATAAAGGAAAAATATCTGAAGCAGGGCATCGCGGAATATCTGAAGCGGCTCGGGCCGTACGCGAAAGTCCAAATCGTCGAAGTCGCCGACGAAAAAGCACCGGAAAACATGAGTGACGCCGAAATGCAGGACGTAAAGCGAAAAGAAGGCGAGCGGATCCTGTCCAATGTGACTCCAGACACATACCTCGTAACACTCGAAATTGAAGGCAAAATGCTAAGTTCCGAGCAACTGGCAGCCAAACTGGACGAACTTGCAACGTATGGGAAAAGTAAAGTAGCGTTTGTGATCGGCGGCTCGCTCGGAATCAGTGAGGAAGTGCAGAAGCGGAGTGATTTAGCATTGTCGTTCTCCAGGATGACGTTTCCTCATCAGTTGATGCGGCTGGTGTTGCTGGAGCAGGTTTATCGGGGATTTCGGATTACCAAGAATGAACCTTACCATAAATAG
- a CDS encoding PadR family transcriptional regulator — protein sequence MTKHNHTTYAILGLLTIGCNSGYAIKQMMDQSLNHFWKISYGQIYPTLKKLVADGLTTVEETQQEGKPAKKEYFITPEGKAALLEWVQSPVDAVPVEKNDVLLKVFFSRHQTHDKTIAQLETYKQKLQERYQTYEAIEEMIQTNLHDEKDAPYWLFTLNYGKRVTAAAMEWCVDTVRTINNWEGS from the coding sequence ATGACAAAACATAATCATACAACATACGCGATACTGGGGCTGCTCACGATTGGGTGCAATTCGGGGTATGCGATCAAGCAGATGATGGACCAGAGCCTGAATCATTTTTGGAAGATCAGCTACGGACAGATTTATCCGACGCTGAAGAAGCTTGTTGCTGACGGGCTGACTACGGTTGAGGAAACGCAGCAGGAAGGCAAACCGGCCAAGAAGGAATATTTTATAACACCTGAAGGGAAAGCGGCATTGCTGGAGTGGGTGCAAAGCCCTGTTGATGCCGTTCCTGTTGAGAAAAATGATGTACTGCTGAAGGTTTTTTTCAGTCGGCATCAAACCCATGACAAGACGATAGCCCAGCTGGAAACGTACAAACAAAAACTCCAGGAGCGCTATCAGACATATGAGGCGATTGAAGAAATGATTCAGACGAATTTACACGATGAAAAGGACGCGCCGTATTGGCTGTTTACCCTGAACTATGGAAAACGGGTGACAGCGGCTGCGATGGAATGGTGCGTGGATACAGTCCGTACCATTAACAATTGGGAGGGATCGTGA
- a CDS encoding DUF4188 domain-containing protein translates to MGKKIFEGRYTTENDRDMVVFLIGMRINKRLAVRKWLPVFTAMPGMIRELYENQEKLGFLSMENYFGLRTTVMITYWRSEEDLLAYSRGQKHLTAWKNFNRKIGDTDAIGIYHETYVLPSGSYEAIYGNMPVYGLGKAARHMPVTRETRTAKKRLNQVDTSSQSLG, encoded by the coding sequence ATGGGAAAGAAGATTTTTGAAGGGCGGTATACGACGGAAAATGACCGGGATATGGTGGTATTCCTGATTGGCATGCGGATTAATAAGCGGCTTGCCGTGCGGAAATGGCTGCCGGTGTTCACCGCGATGCCGGGGATGATCCGGGAGTTGTATGAAAATCAGGAGAAGCTCGGTTTTCTGTCGATGGAAAATTACTTCGGGCTTCGGACAACGGTGATGATTACCTACTGGCGGTCGGAGGAGGATCTGCTTGCCTACTCAAGGGGGCAGAAGCATTTGACGGCGTGGAAGAATTTTAACCGGAAAATTGGTGATACGGATGCAATTGGGATTTATCATGAAACGTATGTCTTGCCGAGTGGCAGTTATGAAGCGATTTATGGGAATATGCCGGTTTATGGGCTGGGTAAGGCGGCTAGGCATATGCCGGTGACAAGGGAGACGAGGACTGCTAAGAAGAGATTGAATCAGGTTGATACTTCATCACAAAGCCTTGGTTGA
- a CDS encoding glycine betaine ABC transporter substrate-binding protein: MWKKYRFLSITVIVMAAMILAACGNGNQENESGNTDDSSDNGNLGETSLTLGTDSYVSNTTNTYVAKLVLEQVGYDVTVNQTDVGVQYAGLADGSSDAIVGAWLPTTHGSYWEQYKDSLQKINTVTETVKLGLAVPSYMENINSIEDLANNTNNVGEKLEWTITGISPGAGEMKLMESDVMPGYKLNEDWELLESSGAAMSSALSGAIDKNEPIVVTLWTPHWTFNEFDIKFLDDPKGTFGKPDDIISLAGKDFQEQSPAAYKFLEKFSLTKKQTQTMMSDVKDGMDEEEAAQKFVDNNPDLVEKWLEGIK; encoded by the coding sequence ATGTGGAAAAAATATCGCTTTTTAAGTATCACTGTTATTGTCATGGCGGCCATGATATTAGCTGCATGTGGTAACGGTAATCAGGAGAATGAATCTGGCAATACCGATGATTCGAGTGACAACGGAAATCTTGGAGAAACAAGCCTTACATTAGGAACAGATAGTTATGTGTCCAACACAACAAATACTTACGTAGCAAAACTAGTGCTGGAGCAGGTCGGTTATGACGTCACAGTAAATCAAACAGACGTTGGTGTTCAATATGCCGGTCTGGCTGATGGATCATCAGATGCAATTGTTGGCGCGTGGCTCCCAACAACACATGGAAGTTACTGGGAACAATATAAAGATAGCCTTCAAAAAATCAACACGGTTACGGAAACCGTGAAACTTGGTTTAGCTGTTCCGTCATATATGGAGAATATTAATTCGATTGAAGATTTGGCAAATAACACGAATAATGTTGGAGAAAAGCTGGAATGGACAATTACAGGTATCAGTCCCGGAGCAGGTGAAATGAAACTAATGGAAAGTGACGTCATGCCTGGATACAAGTTAAATGAAGATTGGGAACTGCTTGAAAGCTCCGGCGCAGCTATGTCCTCAGCTTTATCAGGTGCAATCGATAAAAATGAACCGATTGTTGTCACGTTATGGACACCACACTGGACATTCAATGAATTTGATATAAAGTTCCTGGATGACCCGAAAGGAACATTTGGCAAACCGGATGATATAATATCACTCGCCGGGAAAGACTTTCAAGAACAATCACCAGCAGCATATAAGTTCCTTGAAAAATTCTCACTTACAAAGAAACAAACACAAACGATGATGTCTGATGTTAAAGATGGCATGGATGAAGAAGAGGCCGCACAAAAATTCGTTGACAATAATCCAGACCTGGTAGAAAAATGGCTGGAAGGTATTAAATAA
- a CDS encoding nucleoside deaminase, with translation MINDTDFKHLQRCVELAKQALDIGDEPFGSVLVSADGKVLAEDHNRVSGGDQTQHPEFALARWSAENMTPEERNKATVYTSGEHCPMCAAAHGWVGLGRIVYASSSKQLAQWMSEMGVPASRVRNLPIQDVIRDTPIDGPVPELSEQVRDLHRQLHAK, from the coding sequence ATGATAAACGATACCGATTTTAAACATTTGCAACGTTGTGTTGAACTTGCGAAACAAGCCTTGGATATCGGTGATGAGCCATTTGGGTCCGTTCTTGTCTCAGCCGATGGAAAGGTGCTGGCAGAAGACCATAACCGCGTATCCGGCGGCGACCAGACCCAGCACCCGGAGTTTGCTTTAGCGCGCTGGTCAGCGGAAAACATGACACCCGAAGAACGAAACAAAGCGACCGTATATACCTCTGGTGAACATTGCCCTATGTGCGCCGCAGCCCACGGTTGGGTTGGATTAGGCCGTATTGTTTATGCCAGTTCATCCAAGCAGCTGGCACAATGGATGAGTGAAATGGGTGTTCCTGCATCACGTGTCCGTAATCTTCCCATTCAGGACGTTATACGTGATACCCCGATAGATGGGCCTGTTCCTGAACTTTCAGAGCAAGTCAGGGATCTTCATCGTCAGCTTCATGCGAAGTGA
- a CDS encoding MerR family transcriptional regulator, protein MYTIGKLSKNTGVTVRTLDYYDEIGLIKPSSKTEGGHRLYSEDDVMRLERVLALKYMGFSLEQVKNILENSTSTWKESIQQQQELIKREQERLQKLEHALLGVSYSIEMEGEINWQIIFGIIQLYQQGPEDALKQYEDYLNEDEMRKIMEMNPQNMSEEDIRAWMRVIQDIKINLDIDPASEKAQQLVESWANQSDKMFGNDEELMGNMWEALQNLKEGIAFYPMNKDVIHFIERVYMAKEGLEK, encoded by the coding sequence ATGTACACGATTGGAAAGCTGTCAAAGAATACAGGAGTTACAGTGAGGACATTGGATTATTATGATGAAATTGGTTTGATTAAACCTTCATCAAAGACGGAGGGAGGGCATCGTTTATACAGTGAGGATGACGTCATGCGGCTGGAACGTGTTTTAGCTTTAAAATATATGGGATTTTCACTGGAGCAGGTTAAAAATATCCTGGAAAATTCCACTTCGACCTGGAAGGAGTCGATTCAGCAGCAGCAGGAACTGATTAAACGGGAACAGGAACGCCTGCAGAAGTTGGAACATGCGCTGCTCGGTGTCTCTTATTCCATTGAAATGGAGGGGGAGATTAACTGGCAAATTATTTTCGGAATTATTCAGTTGTATCAGCAGGGTCCTGAAGATGCCTTAAAGCAATATGAGGATTACTTGAACGAAGATGAAATGAGAAAAATCATGGAAATGAATCCGCAAAATATGAGTGAGGAAGACATCAGGGCATGGATGAGGGTCATTCAGGATATCAAAATCAACCTGGACATCGACCCGGCTTCAGAAAAGGCACAGCAGCTGGTGGAAAGCTGGGCAAATCAGTCAGATAAAATGTTTGGAAATGATGAAGAATTAATGGGGAATATGTGGGAAGCGTTGCAAAATTTAAAGGAGGGGATTGCCTTTTATCCAATGAATAAAGATGTCATCCATTTCATTGAAAGGGTTTATATGGCAAAGGAGGGGCTGGAAAAATGA
- a CDS encoding ABC transporter ATP-binding protein, translating to MILDVKGVTKVFRGKGTSKNVANDNLSFTINKGEIFGLLGQNGAGKTTLVNQILGLLTPDDGDMELLGESVTASPERARSICSVQPQSQVPLGLLTPKQAVTLMGKMRAGKNFDPKRVEELFEALDMGEWANTVGEKLSGGAKRLTTFCMAVIAPGDLVILDEPTNDVDPVRRRYLWQVIRDLTKNGNAVILVTHNVLEAEKAVDRVAIMDKGKILTQGDPSEVKSSVGDRMRIELSLEKDLKNIAVPDWALSSHQNGSRLIFSLDPSNVSPTIDWAKDQADKGLVIDYSLSPTTIEDAYIELTSKKGAVS from the coding sequence ATGATTCTCGATGTAAAAGGGGTAACGAAAGTTTTTCGTGGTAAAGGAACATCCAAAAATGTAGCCAATGACAATCTCTCATTTACGATTAATAAAGGGGAAATATTTGGGCTTCTTGGACAGAATGGTGCTGGCAAAACAACATTGGTCAATCAAATATTAGGACTGTTAACGCCTGACGATGGTGATATGGAACTGTTGGGTGAATCGGTAACGGCCTCACCTGAGCGTGCCAGGTCGATTTGTTCCGTGCAGCCGCAATCCCAGGTGCCATTGGGTCTTCTTACGCCAAAGCAGGCAGTTACTCTGATGGGAAAAATGCGGGCAGGGAAAAACTTTGATCCAAAGCGGGTGGAAGAGCTTTTTGAGGCATTGGATATGGGGGAATGGGCAAATACAGTAGGTGAAAAGCTCTCAGGTGGTGCAAAACGGCTGACAACATTTTGTATGGCGGTAATTGCTCCCGGTGATCTGGTTATCCTTGATGAGCCTACCAACGATGTTGATCCGGTTCGCAGGCGTTATCTCTGGCAGGTGATACGTGACCTGACGAAGAATGGAAACGCCGTTATTTTAGTAACACACAATGTCCTGGAAGCGGAAAAGGCAGTGGATCGGGTGGCTATTATGGATAAAGGAAAAATCCTGACTCAAGGAGACCCATCAGAAGTAAAAAGTTCCGTGGGCGATCGGATGCGAATTGAGCTCAGTTTAGAAAAGGATTTAAAAAATATAGCGGTTCCCGATTGGGCACTTTCCTCGCACCAGAATGGATCCCGTTTAATTTTCTCTCTGGATCCGTCAAACGTATCGCCTACAATCGATTGGGCAAAGGACCAGGCAGATAAAGGGCTGGTTATCGACTATTCCTTATCTCCAACTACAATTGAGGATGCGTATATTGAATTAACTTCAAAAAAAGGAGCGGTCTCGTAA
- a CDS encoding ABC transporter permease, translating into MNTFSHYKYVFQMQLLRNAGFFMFIALIQILISIGIVIGFTYLIPNPDTETILFLATGAPTIILIFTGLVILPQQIGTAKTDGYMEYMRTWPVNRSVILGADTTIWLIITLPAIIVSTIVAHLMFSPGYDISWTVAPALLMIALTSIGVGYGFSYLLSPTASLGISQVVIFGALMFSPVNFPMDRLPEWLQALHEILPLYSMAEVMRASLASSTFEATAGNYVNLMVWCILGFGGAIYILNRK; encoded by the coding sequence ATGAATACATTCAGTCATTATAAGTATGTTTTTCAGATGCAGCTTCTCAGAAATGCCGGTTTTTTCATGTTTATCGCTTTAATACAAATATTGATATCGATTGGAATTGTTATCGGATTTACCTATCTCATACCAAATCCGGATACGGAAACGATTCTATTCTTAGCAACAGGCGCCCCAACCATTATTCTAATTTTTACAGGGCTGGTTATCCTGCCGCAACAGATTGGTACTGCAAAGACAGATGGCTATATGGAGTATATGCGTACATGGCCTGTTAACCGCTCCGTCATACTTGGTGCTGATACAACCATATGGTTAATCATTACGTTACCGGCTATTATCGTTTCTACTATCGTTGCACACCTCATGTTCAGCCCGGGATACGATATTTCTTGGACAGTGGCTCCGGCTTTACTTATGATTGCATTAACTTCCATTGGTGTTGGCTATGGGTTTTCCTATCTGTTATCACCAACAGCGTCACTGGGCATTTCTCAAGTTGTTATATTTGGAGCGCTTATGTTTTCACCGGTAAACTTTCCAATGGACCGGCTGCCGGAATGGCTTCAGGCACTTCATGAAATATTGCCCCTCTACTCCATGGCAGAGGTTATGCGTGCATCCCTGGCTTCATCCACCTTTGAAGCAACTGCAGGAAATTATGTTAATTTAATGGTTTGGTGCATTTTAGGATTTGGCGGGGCTATTTATATTTTGAACAGGAAGTAG
- a CDS encoding glutamate-5-semialdehyde dehydrogenase, whose translation MTEIIHENKSSELLQKAAKAKDAASTLAKAATEQKNNALYAIAEQLINEQAFIIAENKKDLLAGKEKGMSESYLDRLMLDKARIKAMADALIQLTNLDDPIGEVLEKWTRPNGLEITEIRVPLGVAGMIYEARPNVTVDAASLCLKTGNAVLLRGSSSAIYSNKAIVSVIRNALEVSDLPVGSVQLLEDTRRETTSQMFKLKEYLDVLIPRGGAALIQTVVENATVPVLETGAGNCHVYIDETADPTMAAAIAVNAKTQRPSVCNACESILVQRDWASSHLADLITALQEKDVQIHGDETVQQAGKDIIPVTTEDYGTEYLGLEVAVKVVENVQEAIHHINQYGTKHSEAIISSSMDHVDQFFTEVDAAAVYHNASTRFTDGFEFGFGAEIGISTQKLHARGPMGLSALTSTKYTVSGNGQMK comes from the coding sequence ATGACTGAAATTATTCACGAAAATAAGAGCAGTGAGTTATTGCAGAAAGCGGCAAAAGCAAAGGATGCCGCCTCCACATTAGCAAAAGCAGCAACCGAGCAGAAAAATAACGCGCTTTATGCGATTGCAGAACAGCTGATCAATGAACAAGCATTTATCATTGCGGAAAATAAAAAAGATTTACTGGCGGGTAAAGAAAAAGGGATGAGCGAATCGTACCTTGACCGCTTAATGTTGGATAAGGCACGTATAAAAGCCATGGCAGATGCCCTGATACAGTTAACAAACCTTGATGATCCAATCGGGGAAGTGCTTGAAAAGTGGACACGTCCAAATGGCCTTGAAATCACGGAAATCCGGGTTCCGCTGGGGGTGGCAGGAATGATTTATGAAGCCAGACCCAATGTAACGGTTGATGCAGCAAGCCTTTGTTTAAAAACCGGGAATGCCGTATTGCTTCGCGGAAGTTCATCAGCTATTTATTCCAACAAAGCGATTGTCAGCGTCATCCGGAATGCGCTTGAAGTAAGTGATCTGCCGGTGGGGTCTGTGCAGCTGCTGGAAGACACAAGGCGGGAAACGACATCGCAAATGTTCAAACTGAAAGAATATCTCGATGTTTTAATACCGCGCGGTGGCGCAGCATTGATTCAGACGGTAGTCGAAAACGCAACCGTCCCTGTTTTGGAAACAGGTGCAGGCAATTGTCATGTTTATATTGATGAAACAGCAGACCCAACAATGGCCGCTGCTATTGCCGTTAATGCCAAAACACAGCGTCCGTCTGTATGTAATGCTTGTGAATCCATACTCGTACAGCGTGATTGGGCATCTAGTCATTTAGCCGATTTAATAACTGCCCTGCAGGAGAAAGACGTTCAAATTCACGGCGATGAAACGGTCCAGCAGGCAGGAAAGGATATCATTCCAGTAACAACAGAAGATTACGGCACCGAATACTTAGGGCTGGAAGTTGCCGTAAAAGTTGTTGAAAACGTGCAAGAGGCCATTCACCACATTAATCAATACGGAACAAAACATTCCGAAGCTATTATTTCTTCTTCCATGGATCATGTCGACCAATTTTTCACAGAAGTTGATGCCGCTGCCGTCTATCACAACGCTTCAACCCGCTTCACAGATGGATTTGAATTCGGATTTGGCGCCGAAATCGGAATCAGTACACAAAAACTCCATGCCCGCGGACCAATGGGGTTGTCCGCATTAACGTCAACTAAATACACAGTCAGCGGTAACGGGCAAATGAAGTAG
- the proB gene encoding glutamate 5-kinase, which yields MKKQRIVIKIGSSSLTNKNGNLSTEKLCAHTDALARLKQFGHEVILISSGAVAAGFADLGYPSRPETIAGKQAAAAVGQGLLLKGYTEQLKKHGIVAAQLLLTRQNLLHKEQYNNANATLSELLKRNVLPIINENDSVAVEELTFGDNDMLSALVGGFVHADYLMIITDINGIYDQNPRTHPNAKRFNFLHTIDDSLLSRASGTGTKVGTGGMKSKIEAAQTALDLGVKVFIGFPSGEETFTHILAGKGDGTYIGDTAAASMNTSKQWLALHSVPNGKIEVDQGAAAAILDHGKSLLPAGVTNVFGEFRPNDAVKVANVKGEIVGIGMVNFSSDQLLKIKGLSSAEAMMKINSTHRVVIHRDNWVRQKRKENEV from the coding sequence ATGAAAAAGCAACGTATTGTTATCAAAATAGGCAGCAGTTCTCTGACAAATAAAAATGGCAATCTGAGCACTGAGAAGCTGTGTGCGCATACAGATGCACTTGCACGATTAAAGCAGTTTGGGCATGAGGTTATTCTCATTTCATCCGGAGCGGTTGCAGCCGGCTTTGCTGATTTGGGCTATCCTTCGCGTCCTGAAACGATTGCCGGCAAACAGGCAGCTGCAGCAGTAGGTCAAGGATTACTATTAAAAGGATATACAGAGCAATTGAAAAAACACGGTATTGTTGCAGCGCAATTACTGTTAACCAGGCAGAACTTACTCCATAAAGAGCAGTACAACAATGCGAATGCAACATTATCTGAGCTCTTAAAACGTAATGTACTGCCGATTATAAATGAAAATGACTCCGTGGCAGTCGAAGAATTGACCTTTGGCGATAATGACATGTTATCAGCATTAGTAGGCGGTTTCGTTCATGCGGATTATTTAATGATCATAACCGATATCAATGGCATATATGATCAAAATCCGCGAACACACCCTAATGCAAAAAGGTTTAATTTTCTTCATACGATTGATGACAGCTTACTAAGCCGTGCTTCCGGAACAGGCACAAAGGTGGGTACCGGCGGAATGAAGTCAAAAATCGAAGCAGCGCAAACTGCATTGGATTTAGGAGTTAAAGTGTTTATCGGATTTCCTTCCGGTGAAGAAACATTTACTCATATTCTTGCGGGTAAAGGGGATGGAACCTATATCGGAGACACCGCCGCGGCAAGTATGAACACGTCAAAGCAGTGGCTCGCCCTGCATTCTGTACCAAATGGAAAAATTGAAGTTGATCAGGGTGCTGCAGCTGCTATTTTGGACCATGGAAAAAGTCTGCTGCCAGCCGGCGTAACAAACGTATTCGGTGAATTCCGGCCCAATGATGCCGTAAAGGTTGCCAACGTCAAAGGCGAAATAGTCGGCATCGGAATGGTGAATTTTTCATCGGATCAACTTTTGAAGATTAAAGGACTGTCAAGCGCAGAAGCGATGATGAAGATAAACAGTACTCATCGCGTAGTAATTCACAGGGATAATTGGGTGCGTCAAAAACGAAAGGAGAATGAAGTATGA
- a CDS encoding LrgB family protein: MTDILIAIAAIAGTVGIYLAAVYTYKKINSPFTIPVIISSLIIIVILLAFHIPYEAYMLGGEWINHLLGPAIVALAYPVYQRREILKKLLVPILCGTMIGSAVGVSTGVILAKWAGFDQLIIHSLAPKSVTTPVAMAIADSLGGVTPLAAVFVMTAGIGGVLIGSTVMKYFRIQHPIGRGVGMGSASHAIGTATIMEQDQLAGSVSTIAMVVSAVVVSVITPGLVAVLM; encoded by the coding sequence ATGACTGACATCCTGATTGCCATTGCCGCTATAGCGGGTACGGTAGGTATTTATTTAGCGGCAGTGTATACATACAAAAAAATCAATTCCCCATTTACTATACCTGTCATTATATCATCGTTGATCATCATTGTTATATTACTGGCGTTTCACATTCCCTATGAGGCTTACATGCTTGGCGGTGAATGGATAAACCATTTGCTGGGACCGGCAATTGTGGCGCTCGCCTATCCGGTTTATCAGCGGCGGGAAATATTGAAAAAATTGCTGGTACCCATCCTTTGCGGAACGATGATTGGCTCAGCAGTGGGCGTGTCCACGGGTGTAATACTTGCAAAATGGGCCGGATTTGATCAGTTAATTATCCATTCACTTGCGCCAAAATCCGTCACGACCCCGGTAGCTATGGCCATCGCGGACTCGCTTGGTGGAGTAACCCCTTTGGCGGCGGTTTTTGTAATGACAGCTGGAATTGGTGGTGTGTTGATCGGTTCCACCGTCATGAAATACTTCCGGATTCAACACCCTATCGGACGCGGTGTCGGAATGGGCAGTGCCTCACATGCCATCGGAACGGCAACCATCATGGAACAAGACCAGCTTGCAGGGTCGGTCAGTACGATTGCGATGGTTGTCAGTGCGGTAGTTGTATCGGTTATTACGCCGGGGCTGGTTGCTGTTTTGATGTAG